A single genomic interval of Methylophilales bacterium MBRSF5 harbors:
- a CDS encoding inosine-5-monophosphate dehydrogenase yields MRLLEQALTFDDILLVPARSNILPKEVSLATQLTQNISINIPLLSAAMDTVTESELAIAMAEEGGIGIIHKNMSPQHQAEHVSKVKRFESGVVLNPIVIDPNMTVDEVINLTKKHKISGLPVVEGNKVVGIVTNRDLRFEENLNQPVKNVMTPRERLVTVNEKASKEEVMRLLHQYRLERLLVIDNNDQLKGLITVKDIQKSSDHPFASKDKKERLIVGAAVGVGADTEARVEQLVESGVDVIVVDTAHGHSQGVIDRVNWIKKNFSNTDVIGGNIATGDAARALVDAGADAVKVGIGPGSICTTRIVAGVGVPQITAINNIAEALKAKKIPLIADGGIRYSGDVAKALAAGAYNVMLGSMFAGTEEAPGEVELFQGRSYKSYRGMGSIGAMQQGSKDRYFQDSEDNAEKLVPEGIEGRVPYKGSVKNVIHQLMGGLRASMGYVGVGNIKDMREKAEFVQITNSGMRESHVHDVQITKEAPNYRLD; encoded by the coding sequence ATGCGTCTCTTAGAACAAGCTTTAACATTCGATGATATTTTATTAGTCCCTGCTCGATCAAATATATTACCTAAAGAAGTATCATTAGCCACACAACTAACTCAAAATATTTCAATTAATATTCCGTTGCTTTCAGCTGCCATGGACACTGTTACTGAATCTGAATTAGCGATTGCCATGGCTGAAGAAGGTGGCATTGGTATTATTCATAAAAATATGTCGCCACAACACCAGGCTGAACATGTGTCTAAGGTAAAACGATTTGAGTCTGGCGTGGTTTTAAATCCTATTGTCATTGATCCGAATATGACGGTTGATGAGGTCATCAATTTAACCAAGAAACATAAAATTTCTGGATTACCGGTGGTTGAAGGCAACAAAGTTGTCGGTATCGTCACCAACAGAGACTTAAGATTTGAAGAGAATCTAAATCAACCAGTCAAGAATGTGATGACACCACGCGAAAGATTGGTGACTGTTAATGAAAAAGCTTCTAAAGAGGAAGTGATGCGCCTGCTTCATCAATATAGGCTTGAAAGATTATTGGTGATTGATAATAACGATCAATTAAAAGGACTTATTACTGTTAAAGATATACAAAAATCCTCTGACCATCCCTTTGCATCAAAAGACAAAAAAGAAAGATTAATCGTTGGTGCTGCCGTGGGTGTCGGTGCGGATACTGAGGCACGAGTTGAACAGTTAGTCGAGTCAGGTGTAGATGTCATTGTGGTGGATACTGCTCACGGACACTCTCAAGGCGTAATAGATAGAGTGAATTGGATCAAGAAAAATTTCTCAAATACAGATGTGATTGGCGGAAATATTGCCACTGGTGATGCTGCAAGAGCACTAGTTGATGCTGGAGCAGATGCAGTCAAAGTCGGTATTGGGCCTGGGTCGATTTGTACAACAAGAATTGTTGCTGGAGTTGGTGTTCCTCAAATTACAGCTATTAATAATATTGCTGAAGCATTAAAAGCAAAAAAAATACCTCTCATTGCTGATGGTGGCATTCGTTATTCAGGTGATGTGGCTAAAGCACTTGCTGCTGGTGCATACAACGTGATGCTCGGAAGTATGTTTGCAGGCACCGAGGAAGCTCCAGGCGAAGTTGAATTGTTTCAAGGTCGTTCATATAAATCTTACAGAGGTATGGGCTCAATTGGAGCAATGCAACAAGGGTCCAAAGATCGTTATTTTCAAGACAGTGAAGACAATGCTGAAAAATTAGTACCCGAGGGTATTGAAGGTCGAGTTCCATATAAGGGTTCCGTTAAAAATGTCATTCACCAACTTATGGGCGGCTTAAGAGCGTCTATGGGGTATGTTGGAGTCGGGAATATAAAAGACATGCGAGAAAAAGCTGAATTTGTTCAGATTACAAATTCAGGTATGCGGGAATCTCATGTGCATGACGTTCAAATCACAAAAGAAGCACCAAACTACAGATTGGATTAA
- the guaA gene encoding GMP synthase (contains glutamine-hydrolyzing domain and glutamine amidotransferase; GMP-binding domain; functions to produce GMP from XMP in the IMP pathway): MKLDKILILDFGSQYTQLIARRIREMNVFCEIHPYDVSLDKIDDFSPKAIILSGGPNSVYEDETPKAPQEIFNMNVPTLGICYGMQTLCEQLGGKVINSTKREFGHAQIRAHGHSLLLKDIQDHTNPNGHGLLDVWMSHGDKVESIPDQFKIIASNDSTPIAAIANDEKKIYGVQFHPEVTHTSQGEKILARFVLDIADCKPEWNMPDYIETAIEVIKNQVHDEHVILGLSGGVDSSVAAALLHRAIGDQLTCIFVDHGLLRKDEATKVLSLFKENLGVKVIHVDATKKFMDDLKGIDDPEEKRKIIGRNFVEVFQDESKKIKNAKWLAQGTIYPDVIESAGGKTKKGHNIKSHHNVGGLPETLHLKLLEPLRELFKDEVRKLGVALGLPNHMVYRHPFPGPGLGVRILGEVKLEYADLLREADDIFIQELEQSGWYDKTSQAFCVFLPVKSVGVMGDGRTYEYVVALRSVETTDFMTAKWSELPYTLLAKISNRIINEVKGINRVVYDVSGKPPATIEWE; the protein is encoded by the coding sequence ATTAAGTTGGATAAAATACTAATCCTAGATTTTGGTTCGCAATATACGCAGTTAATTGCCAGACGCATTCGTGAAATGAATGTATTTTGTGAAATTCATCCCTATGATGTGAGTTTAGACAAGATAGATGATTTTTCACCAAAAGCAATTATTCTCTCAGGGGGTCCTAATTCAGTCTATGAGGATGAAACACCAAAAGCTCCTCAAGAGATTTTTAATATGAATGTTCCGACCCTTGGAATCTGTTATGGAATGCAAACCTTATGTGAGCAGCTTGGTGGTAAGGTAATAAACAGTACTAAGCGTGAATTTGGTCATGCCCAAATTAGAGCGCATGGTCACTCACTCCTATTGAAAGACATTCAAGATCATACAAACCCCAATGGCCATGGATTACTTGATGTATGGATGAGTCATGGAGATAAGGTAGAAAGCATTCCAGATCAATTTAAGATCATCGCAAGTAATGACTCAACACCCATTGCTGCCATTGCTAATGATGAAAAGAAAATTTATGGTGTCCAGTTTCATCCAGAGGTCACTCATACCAGCCAAGGCGAAAAGATCTTAGCTCGATTTGTATTGGACATAGCCGATTGCAAGCCTGAATGGAACATGCCAGATTATATTGAAACAGCGATTGAGGTTATAAAAAATCAAGTTCATGATGAGCATGTGATTTTAGGACTGTCTGGTGGAGTTGACTCATCGGTTGCAGCAGCTCTGCTGCATAGAGCGATTGGTGACCAACTCACATGTATTTTTGTTGACCATGGCTTATTAAGAAAAGATGAAGCCACAAAGGTCTTGTCCTTATTTAAAGAAAATCTTGGGGTAAAAGTCATTCATGTCGATGCAACAAAAAAATTTATGGATGATTTAAAAGGTATAGATGATCCGGAAGAAAAAAGAAAAATAATTGGTAGAAACTTTGTTGAGGTCTTTCAGGATGAATCAAAAAAAATTAAAAATGCAAAATGGTTAGCTCAAGGCACTATCTATCCCGATGTGATTGAATCGGCCGGCGGTAAAACTAAAAAAGGACACAACATCAAGAGCCATCATAATGTTGGCGGATTACCAGAAACATTACACCTCAAACTGTTAGAACCTTTACGCGAATTGTTCAAGGATGAAGTCAGAAAACTCGGGGTCGCACTCGGTCTACCCAATCATATGGTGTATCGACACCCCTTTCCTGGTCCAGGTCTGGGAGTCAGAATTCTTGGAGAAGTTAAATTAGAGTATGCTGATTTATTAAGAGAGGCTGACGATATCTTTATCCAGGAATTAGAACAATCAGGCTGGTATGACAAAACCTCTCAGGCATTTTGTGTTTTCTTACCAGTAAAGTCTGTAGGTGTGATGGGCGATGGAAGAACTTATGAGTATGTGGTGGCATTACGATCGGTTGAAACAACAGATTTCATGACTGCTAAGTGGTCTGAACTACCTTACACATTATTAGCCAAAATTTCTAATCGCATCATTAATGAGGTCAAGGGTATTAATAGAGTGGTGTATGACGTCTCCGGTAAACCACCAGCTACTATTGAGTGGGAATAA
- a CDS encoding membrane-bound metal-dependent hydrolase encodes MDPLSQGVLGASLPQSFSNKNNIVFVFIIGFLAGMFPDIDILFRSNHDPLLFLEFHRQFTHSLIFIPVGGFIFTTIFYGLFFRLIPFSFLKTWLFATLGYGTHGLLDACTSYGTQLLWPFSNERISWNNISIIDPLFTIPVLILLVLSLIKRKSFWSKIALGWALIYLTIGFIQNHRAEQVANEIITERNHHPEIISVKPSFGNLILWKIIYQHNDYFYIDAVNIGPKKEVFAGQKIKKFNKLDLPYFNNLSEIQKKDIDRFLWFSQDFVAVNPQNEFELLDIRYSNLPNEIGGLWGIHLTPNTENHVEFISNRSLQKRDFRQFFQMIFNGYFD; translated from the coding sequence TTGGATCCGTTAAGTCAAGGTGTCCTTGGCGCCTCACTGCCACAGAGCTTTTCTAATAAAAACAATATTGTCTTTGTTTTTATTATTGGTTTTCTTGCTGGCATGTTTCCAGATATCGATATTTTGTTTCGTTCTAATCATGACCCACTTTTATTTCTTGAATTTCATCGACAGTTCACGCACTCATTAATTTTTATTCCAGTGGGTGGGTTCATTTTCACAACAATCTTTTATGGTTTATTTTTTAGATTAATCCCTTTTAGTTTTTTAAAAACTTGGTTATTTGCCACCTTGGGGTATGGCACACATGGATTGCTTGATGCTTGCACCAGCTATGGCACTCAGTTACTCTGGCCATTTTCAAATGAACGCATTAGTTGGAATAATATCTCCATCATTGATCCTTTATTTACTATTCCTGTTTTAATTTTATTAGTTTTATCGCTTATAAAAAGAAAATCATTCTGGTCAAAAATTGCCTTAGGGTGGGCTTTAATCTATCTAACTATTGGATTTATACAAAATCATCGAGCAGAACAAGTTGCAAATGAAATAATTACAGAAAGAAATCATCACCCAGAAATTATTAGCGTCAAACCAAGTTTTGGTAACTTAATTTTATGGAAGATAATTTATCAACACAATGATTACTTCTATATTGATGCGGTCAATATTGGTCCAAAAAAAGAAGTGTTTGCTGGTCAAAAAATAAAAAAATTTAATAAGTTGGATCTACCCTACTTCAATAACCTCAGTGAGATACAAAAAAAAGATATCGATCGATTTTTATGGTTTAGCCAGGATTTTGTAGCTGTAAATCCACAGAATGAATTTGAGCTCCTTGATATTCGTTACTCAAACCTTCCAAATGAGATTGGTGGCTTGTGGGGAATTCATTTAACTCCAAATACGGAGAACCATGTTGAATTTATATCAAACAGGTCATTACAAAAAAGAGATTTTAGGCAATTTTTCCAGATGATATTTAATGGTTATTTTGATTGA
- a CDS encoding transcription elongation factor produces MSRAFVKENDLEHAGIDIPERPVSQLPNYVTPNGHKQLKETIHLIETEIKSIKELKDSPENKQNKMKLERDLRYYLKRFETAILIDKHEDSNKVLFGAHVILIDENDETYEFQIVGEDEADIKQNKLSYVSPLAKELIGSLIGDEVIWKRADGNRVVFIDSINY; encoded by the coding sequence ATGAGTAGAGCCTTTGTAAAAGAAAATGATTTAGAACATGCTGGCATTGATATTCCAGAAAGACCAGTCAGTCAGTTACCCAATTACGTCACGCCAAACGGACATAAGCAATTAAAAGAAACCATTCATTTAATTGAAACAGAAATAAAATCAATTAAAGAATTAAAAGACTCTCCTGAGAATAAACAAAATAAGATGAAATTAGAGCGTGATTTACGTTATTATCTTAAACGCTTTGAAACAGCCATTCTTATTGATAAACATGAGGATAGTAATAAAGTGTTATTTGGTGCGCATGTTATCTTGATTGATGAAAATGATGAGACTTATGAGTTTCAAATCGTTGGCGAGGATGAGGCTGATATTAAGCAAAACAAACTGAGTTACGTCTCTCCATTAGCCAAAGAATTAATTGGCTCATTAATTGGGGATGAGGTTATCTGGAAAAGAGCTGACGGCAATCGTGTCGTATTTATTGATTCTATAAATTATTAG
- a CDS encoding drgA → MDFKKIVQERRSIKYFDANHKMTKDEVNELFKMTVLSPTAFNIQHWRFDVIENRELREEIKKISFNQSQVTDASLLVVISGDLDAWKKNPKKYWKNADENVQKMMESMITDFYINKKEMQRDEVMRSCSMAAMTMMLCAKNMGYDSCPMDGFDFPELSKLLQFPKNQIPVMFVAIGKKLQDAWPRGGQLNLNQVVNFRE, encoded by the coding sequence ATGGATTTTAAAAAAATAGTTCAAGAGAGAAGATCAATTAAATATTTTGATGCAAATCACAAAATGACCAAGGATGAGGTCAATGAGCTTTTCAAAATGACTGTGTTATCACCCACCGCGTTTAATATTCAACATTGGCGATTTGATGTCATTGAGAATAGAGAGTTACGTGAAGAAATTAAAAAAATTAGTTTTAATCAATCGCAAGTAACCGATGCGTCATTGTTAGTCGTTATCTCAGGTGACCTGGATGCCTGGAAAAAAAATCCAAAAAAGTATTGGAAAAATGCTGACGAAAATGTGCAAAAGATGATGGAGTCCATGATTACTGATTTTTATATTAACAAAAAAGAAATGCAGCGTGATGAAGTGATGAGGTCTTGTAGCATGGCCGCGATGACGATGATGCTTTGTGCCAAAAATATGGGATACGACAGCTGCCCGATGGATGGGTTTGACTTTCCAGAGTTGTCAAAACTACTTCAGTTTCCCAAAAACCAGATACCAGTCATGTTTGTGGCTATTGGAAAAAAACTTCAAGATGCTTGGCCCCGAGGTGGGCAATTAAATTTAAACCAAGTGGTCAACTTCAGAGAGTAA
- a CDS encoding GTP-binding protein produces the protein MSRNLRNIAIIAHVDHGKTTLVDKLLQQSGTFEAHKEVSERVMDSNDLEKERGITILAKNTALTFNDTLINIVDTPGHADFGGEVERVLGMVDGCVLLVDAVDGPMPQTRFVTKKALSLGLRPIVVLNKIDRPGARCDWVINQTFDLFANLGANDEQLDFPVVYASALNGYAKHKEEDSNDDMKPLFETVLSHVQAPKGDPSAPLQMQISALDYSSYTGRLAVGRVQNGTIKQGMSVSVMAGDKKVSQGRINEVLGFKGLERVAIPEASAGDIIIISGIEDIGIGYTICSNDKPEGLPLMKVDEPTLTMDFVVNSSPLAGREGKFVTSRQIKDRLDRELLTNVALRVEETSDADVFRVSGRGELHLTILLENMRREGYEIAVGKPRVVFKEIDGVKSEPYEFLTVDIDNESQGAVMEELGHRRGELANMENDGVGRTRLEYRIPARGLIGFQSEFLTLTRGTGIMAHIFDDYGPIKDDIPGRRNGVLISAEHGDAVAYALWKLQDRGRMFVHPGDKLYEGMVIGIHSRDNDLVVNPIKGKQLTNVRASGKDEAVNLTPPIPLSLEYAVEFIDDDELVEITPESIRIRKRFLLEHERKRASREA, from the coding sequence ATGTCTAGAAACCTCAGGAACATCGCTATTATTGCCCACGTTGACCATGGTAAAACCACCTTGGTCGATAAACTCTTACAGCAGTCGGGTACCTTTGAGGCCCATAAAGAAGTGTCTGAGAGGGTGATGGATTCGAATGATCTAGAAAAGGAACGTGGGATCACCATTCTTGCCAAGAATACTGCACTGACCTTTAATGACACGTTGATTAATATTGTGGATACCCCAGGCCACGCAGATTTTGGTGGTGAGGTAGAACGAGTCTTAGGTATGGTAGATGGCTGTGTATTATTAGTCGATGCCGTTGATGGGCCGATGCCACAAACACGATTTGTGACTAAAAAAGCATTGAGTCTGGGCTTAAGACCGATTGTGGTGTTGAATAAAATTGACAGACCCGGGGCCCGTTGTGATTGGGTCATTAATCAAACATTTGATCTTTTTGCCAATCTTGGAGCCAACGATGAGCAACTAGATTTTCCCGTGGTGTACGCATCCGCATTAAACGGCTATGCAAAACATAAGGAAGAAGACAGTAATGACGACATGAAGCCTTTATTTGAAACAGTTTTAAGTCATGTTCAAGCTCCTAAAGGTGATCCATCCGCTCCCTTACAGATGCAAATATCAGCACTTGATTATTCCAGCTATACCGGAAGATTGGCTGTGGGACGCGTACAAAACGGCACAATAAAACAAGGCATGAGCGTCTCTGTGATGGCTGGTGATAAAAAAGTATCTCAGGGTCGTATTAACGAAGTCCTCGGATTTAAAGGATTAGAAAGGGTGGCTATCCCCGAGGCATCTGCTGGTGACATCATCATTATCTCTGGAATTGAAGACATCGGTATTGGTTATACGATTTGTTCCAACGATAAACCAGAGGGTCTCCCTTTAATGAAGGTGGATGAGCCCACCCTGACGATGGATTTTGTGGTGAACTCATCACCCCTGGCTGGGCGAGAAGGCAAGTTTGTGACCAGTCGACAAATTAAGGATCGTTTGGATCGTGAGTTGCTCACTAATGTGGCTTTAAGGGTAGAAGAAACATCGGATGCGGATGTGTTCAGAGTGTCAGGCCGAGGCGAGCTGCACCTCACCATTTTATTGGAGAACATGCGCCGCGAGGGTTATGAAATCGCTGTAGGCAAGCCACGAGTGGTGTTTAAAGAAATCGATGGTGTTAAATCTGAGCCCTATGAGTTTCTGACAGTGGATATTGATAATGAGTCCCAGGGCGCAGTCATGGAGGAATTAGGTCATCGTCGGGGCGAGTTGGCGAACATGGAGAATGATGGTGTGGGTCGAACACGACTAGAATACCGGATTCCTGCACGGGGGCTTATTGGCTTTCAAAGTGAGTTCTTAACATTGACCCGTGGTACAGGCATCATGGCCCATATTTTTGATGATTACGGTCCAATTAAAGATGATATTCCGGGTAGAAGGAACGGTGTCTTAATTTCTGCCGAACATGGCGATGCAGTGGCCTATGCATTATGGAAGCTTCAAGATCGTGGAAGAATGTTTGTGCATCCTGGGGATAAATTATACGAAGGAATGGTGATCGGTATTCATTCCAGAGATAATGATCTCGTTGTAAATCCAATTAAAGGAAAACAGCTGACTAACGTTCGAGCGTCTGGCAAGGATGAAGCGGTAAATCTAACTCCTCCAATACCTTTGTCGCTAGAATATGCCGTTGAATTTATTGATGATGATGAATTGGTTGAAATTACCCCAGAGTCAATACGCATACGTAAAAGATTTTTATTAGAACATGAGCGTAAAAGAGCCTCCCGAGAGGCTTAA
- a CDS encoding phosphoribosylglycinamide formyltransferase — translation MQFTTPLKPNSTKVMLLGSGELGKEVVISLQRLGMEVIAVDRYENAPGHQVAHRAYSIDMTDAAALEQLIQQEKPTLVVPEIEAINTKLLEKLEADNVTKVIPNVRAVQLTMNREGIRKLAAEDLTIPTSPYAFASSCDELKEAVNKVGLPCFIKPTMSSSGKGQSRITSMDDVERAWEYAATTGRVNEGVVIAEGQIDFDYEITLLTVRSLNSDGNIITSYCEPIGHRQEDGDYVESWQPQPMNEKALIKSKEIAEKVTSALGGLGLFGVELFIKEDQVWFSEVSPRPHDTGMVTMITQKQSEFELHAKAILGLPVDTSLSNPGASAVIYGGHDCDAISFENIPKALADKGLDIRLFGKPQSFKKRRMGVILAHADDIQEARNKAQQARSQIKTKPV, via the coding sequence ATGCAGTTTACAACCCCACTCAAACCAAATTCAACCAAGGTGATGCTCCTAGGTAGTGGTGAGCTAGGTAAGGAAGTTGTTATTTCACTTCAACGACTTGGCATGGAGGTGATTGCCGTGGATCGTTATGAGAATGCTCCCGGCCATCAGGTGGCCCATCGTGCTTATTCAATTGACATGACTGATGCTGCGGCACTTGAACAATTGATTCAACAAGAAAAACCCACCTTGGTGGTTCCTGAGATAGAAGCGATCAACACGAAGCTGCTTGAAAAGCTTGAAGCTGATAATGTCACCAAAGTCATTCCCAATGTCCGAGCAGTGCAACTCACCATGAATCGTGAGGGTATTAGAAAGTTAGCTGCAGAAGACTTAACAATTCCAACATCACCATATGCCTTTGCTAGCAGCTGTGACGAGTTAAAAGAAGCGGTGAATAAGGTAGGCTTGCCATGTTTTATTAAACCAACTATGTCTTCTTCAGGTAAGGGTCAATCTCGCATTACATCCATGGATGATGTTGAGAGAGCTTGGGAATATGCTGCAACCACGGGGCGAGTTAATGAGGGTGTGGTGATCGCAGAGGGTCAAATTGATTTTGATTATGAGATCACATTATTAACAGTAAGATCTTTAAATTCCGATGGAAATATCATCACCTCATACTGTGAGCCGATTGGTCACCGTCAGGAAGATGGAGACTATGTTGAGAGCTGGCAGCCACAACCCATGAATGAAAAAGCCTTAATAAAATCAAAAGAAATTGCCGAAAAAGTGACATCTGCATTAGGCGGCTTAGGACTTTTTGGGGTAGAGCTCTTTATCAAAGAGGACCAGGTCTGGTTTTCTGAAGTGAGCCCTCGTCCGCATGACACGGGCATGGTCACCATGATTACTCAAAAGCAATCTGAATTTGAATTGCATGCAAAAGCCATTTTGGGATTGCCTGTCGATACCTCACTATCTAATCCAGGTGCCTCAGCGGTGATTTATGGTGGTCATGACTGTGATGCTATTTCGTTCGAAAATATTCCAAAAGCCTTAGCAGATAAGGGTCTCGATATCCGCTTATTTGGCAAACCTCAATCGTTTAAGAAAAGAAGAATGGGCGTTATTTTGGCCCATGCTGACGACATTCAAGAGGCCAGAAATAAAGCACAACAAGCAAGATCTCAAATCAAAACCAAACCTGTTTAA
- a CDS encoding acetyl-CoA carboxylase subunit alpha (catalyzes the carboxylation of acetyl-CoA to malonyl-CoA; forms a tetramer composed of two alpha (AccA) and two beta (AccD) subunits; one of the two catalytic subunits that can form the acetyl CoA carboxylase enzyme together with a carrier protein) has translation MKLHYLEFEKPLQQLASKVEELELAHRDNPKLNISKEVKQLQNKTDDLLHQIYDELTPWQISQVSRHPQRPYTSDYIENIFTNFQELHGDRAFADDPAIIGGLAEFEGGPVMVVGQQKGRDTKERQYRNFGMPRPEGYRKALRLFHLAEKFNLPLITLIDTPGAYPGIGAEERGQSEAIARNLYAMSELKTPSIGIVIGEGGSGGALALGVVDHLMMLQYSTYSVISPEGCASILYKDAKKADIAAESLGITADHLKKVGLADEVIPEPLGGAHRDIDAIMESVRQALIKQLSRLKKQPIDILLSTRYQRLMSYGEFQS, from the coding sequence ATGAAACTACATTACTTAGAATTTGAAAAACCACTACAACAATTAGCTTCCAAAGTTGAAGAGCTTGAGTTAGCTCATAGAGATAATCCAAAATTAAACATCTCAAAAGAAGTCAAACAATTGCAAAATAAAACAGACGATTTGTTGCATCAGATATACGATGAATTAACCCCATGGCAAATATCTCAGGTCTCTCGCCATCCGCAACGACCTTATACCAGTGATTACATTGAAAATATTTTTACTAACTTTCAAGAGTTACATGGCGATCGAGCCTTTGCAGATGACCCTGCAATTATTGGCGGCCTGGCTGAGTTTGAGGGTGGGCCCGTGATGGTGGTGGGACAACAAAAAGGACGAGATACCAAGGAAAGACAATACCGTAACTTTGGTATGCCGCGACCTGAAGGTTACCGTAAGGCACTCAGATTATTTCACTTAGCAGAAAAATTTAATCTTCCACTTATCACATTAATTGATACCCCAGGCGCATATCCTGGAATTGGGGCTGAAGAGAGGGGTCAGTCAGAAGCGATTGCAAGAAATTTATATGCGATGAGTGAACTGAAAACCCCATCCATAGGGATTGTTATAGGTGAGGGAGGTTCTGGCGGTGCATTGGCACTCGGAGTCGTCGATCATCTAATGATGCTCCAGTATTCTACTTATTCAGTGATATCACCTGAAGGTTGTGCATCGATTCTTTACAAAGACGCAAAAAAAGCTGACATTGCGGCAGAAAGTCTTGGGATCACGGCCGATCATCTAAAAAAAGTGGGTCTAGCTGATGAAGTAATTCCTGAGCCTCTCGGTGGAGCACATCGCGATATTGATGCGATCATGGAATCTGTCCGACAGGCACTGATTAAACAATTGAGTCGCTTAAAAAAACAACCCATAGATATTTTATTAAGCACAAGGTATCAGAGGTTGATGAGTTATGGTGAATTTCAGTCCTAA